AAGGGTGGTTCAACATTTCTAGAAATTACTGTAAGAACGGGAAAAATTTACATACACGTTCGAATATGTATCCTCAACTTCCCGCGATTCCTCATTCTGCACAAAGTAGCTTcacttaataaattaaattgaacaGCGTTGGAACACTTTTCTTTGTTTATGTTTTAATTGTAAGGTAAAAGCACGGGTAAGGTGTAAGATTAGATCGAACACCTTATGGATTTACATCTAACAGTTTACTACCTTACCGACTTGGAAATACCGATGTACACGCCATCTTCCGAGAGAGAGCAGATTTAGCAGAATTTAATTTTCTATCAGAGACAAGATGTAATGGTAGATTCAACATATTGTAAACTTTCGTAGCCTAATATGACTGCCTCGTCgatttagaaattaaaaaacGATTACAAAGAGGAAATTTCACCTTCGCTTACATTGAAACTTCTAAGTTGGTAAAGCAGGCACGTTTGGTTACGAGACCCGTAAGACATTCACTCTATTGTTTCATCTTGTCTATGAAATCAAGATTGTAGGTAATTGCGCGCTCGATACGTGCTGCCATCTTCGACATTGGTGAAAGTATTCGATAAGGTAGAGCTCGGCTGTCACAGAGAAGGATGGCTCGATATGTACGAAAATAAACAGATCCGTCTCACGTTGCTTTGTAACAGGTGTTTTCGCTGTCTGGAGGGGAGTTTGGACCGCTGCTGTTCGTGTTTACATCGTTGATTTCTAGTTTGAGCGCTGTCTTCCTGCTGCAGGAATAAGATCAACAAATTGGTACCTGGATTTGTATTTTACAGAaaatgcggatgtttatgcaatttgcaatctttgtagacgaattttaagaaagtggaatcaaagaaaattttgttttcagtGGTGGTAGCATTTGCAGGTCTGAAACAAacaaaatcgtactaaactccgtcgaattttatattctagcattttttgaacattctcaggagccataaatgcataaagatccgcggtctatcaTCACAGATTCGGTGCAAGGAGACAGATAACGACGTTACGTGGAACGAATCTTTATTCCCATGTGTATTCTAAGGACGTTGCGAACAGCTAATTTCTCTTTAGTTTACTCTGCCCACTTTAcccgaaataatatatgtaatataagtagacttcggatctttatgcaaaatagaaatggtTTGCATTGATTTGTGGGAAGCAGAGTAATATAgcataaaaatttcaaacattcttgaattttgttaatcttcataaatgcataatgatccgcagtctagtaataagaatATCTTAGAAAACGATCGATGGGATAGATCGAGATTTCTTTTCGTTCAACATCGAGGTTCGAGCGAGGACAACGATTGTCTCGAGCAAACCTGTTGAGGACGTTTAAGAAGTTCATAGGGTGTAGAAATTTGTGGTTTCCAGAAATATTGAAGTCGAGGTAGCAGGTGTGCTTCACAAGGATATGCCAGTAATAAGAAGATAATATTCGAGCCTCGAGAAACAGCAGTGCTCGTGAGTATGAGAGTGTGAGAGACTGTGAGCGAACAGCGTCCTGCACTTTCCTAAGCACCTGCGGACCCAGAACGGATCCGGCAGGTGCAACAAGTGTACAAGGAACCCCGAAGAGTTTTATGGCAACCCTCGCCCTTCTACCGACGTTCGCAGGTAACACGATACAGCGTACGACTATAATGAGAAATTGCGTGCAATCGAAACTTATTCGCCCTGTCGCATTATtctagggtaaatgtacctattactgcgggttcACGTTCTGCTGCGATAtatatttcaataaatattttgccctgaataaaGTACAATGCAGTGAGattgtattctcgttggcgaggcaaacaaaattgtcaataatttttcttttcttccatgaaatgcttacacatattacatattatatttcatgataaattaggaataatattaaaataaagtacgactGGAGCATGATATGTACTGCAGTAATTGGTAGATACCCTGTAGGTCCCACGAgacataatgaaataaaaataatttatacggtCTTGCaacgtttttatagaaaataattcGATCATAATTTCTATCGTTCAATGCAGAGTTCGCAGAAAACGGAGTCCATCAGGATCCAGAGAGCCAAGAAGGTACAATTCACGTTATGCAAGGATTACTAACAAACGAATGCATATGAACAAACGTACATGatgttctacatatattttctgaAGGCTGCAACAACGAGATTTGGGAACGTGTCTACATATGCAACAATCGCCGGCAGGTAATTAGCTACTACGGTGTCGAAGGGAACGGCTATAACGAGCGATGGCGATGGACGATCTTCCTGTCGTTTCTTGTTTCCTGTTTCCGGCTAAGTTTTGCTTTGGTCGGACTTTATCGTCGGGAAAAAAACTCGTTAGGTCGGCACAGCCCAGCTGGCCAGTTTCCAGATCCCACCGGCAGAGGTCCGTCGTTGCGACGGAGATCGAGCGAGGCCGACTGCGATGGATATCGTGACGTAAGATGCAACAGAATAAAACCACCGTAAAGGCTTGCCGGTTCATTAGCGGAAACCGCGAAGTACCGCGGAGTACCGTCGAGCATGACATGACATCCTTGCAGAAAgagacagggagagagagagagaaagagagggaatgAGGTTATAATCCATAGTCTGATCCCGGCCTATCTACGATATGCCTTTGAAACGTAAGCTCCGCTGGCACGAAGCTCAACGACGCCGTTACTCGCCAGAGAATCCTGCTTCTCCGCTTACTCATTTTACGCCGGAGTCGTTGAGTCTTCGTAAATCGGAAGAGTTCCACGAAATAGCCACTAAGTAATCGGTAATCATTGATTAATGAATAAGAAAGGAGTCAGAAGTTCGATAAATTCGATAATTTCTACCATTAAATAATCGATTACAAAAGAATTAAtaactgcccaactctgcttacAACTAGcctgctgattttatgcatttacaaactGCATCGCGCATTAGTAAAAGCTACGCGAGGGGTTGAAGGAATTGAAGCCTGAACTTGTTTCGTAACTGTAGTCCTCGAATTTTTTCAGGTTCTTTTGTTAACCGCGCTATAGTTAAGCACAGCTTTTCTTTGCAAAAGTAGCGACCCTCTCGATATCGATAAGGAATCGATCGGCACCGTATCTCCCCGTCCATGAAAGGCCAATGGAGACACCAGGATCTTTAACGAGGTCGATCCGTTACTAGAACCCGATCGTCGAAGGATAAATCCGGGCACGTGTTCGGTCGGTGCGTGAATTTAAACGGCCCCTTCTtcctcgttttcgttttcgtttctCGTGTTTTGCAGAAACGCGTTTCAGACCGTTAGAGACGGAATCAGGGGATCGTTCGTGGTGTGGTTCGCGTTCCATGCTGCAGCGAGACGCTGCATTAAGAGTTGTTCAGATGTAATGTGGTTGACTCGGGCTCGAGGAGGTCGGGTAGATAAGCGAGAAGCGAACCTGCGGAATTGACTTTCGCAATTACCGACCGAGACTGCATGGGtacacacatatgtatgtagatcCGAATGGTAATTGCCGTAAATTATTCGGTTACGATCGGGGTTTTAAACGGtttgaaaataactgtttaaatcTGTTATACGAAGGCTCTGATTCGAAcgattattaatatactttattCCATTAGGTCGCATTAGTAGAGATGGGCAGGTACCCTACACGAAAAACGATATTACTTCCGAAAGGACCTAATAACTGTTAGGAAAAACCGAAATTCCCAATTGCTCAGATATCTGTTTCAACGAATTGTTTCAAGCCTTGGTTATACGACCAGGTTCGCAATTCCTGCGGCAGTAAAAACAGTTTCCCGGAACAGGCCCGACGTTATTTCGACGTCGATCGATCGCGATCCTTCTCTCTGCATCGGCAACGCGTGTTCATCTCTGTTCCTCCTGCTCGGATGTTGTCGCTCGGGATAACGTGCATCGCGTTATACATATACGTGCATACGCGTACATTGCGCGTAAAAAATCGATAGCGTGGAGCGTTGCGTAAAATCGGTAAACTGACGTTTTCTATAAAATGACGTCAATCCGTACGTAAGCGTTATCCTGCGAATCGCGACACGACTATAAACTACGCGCAACGTACACGCAGTAGATTTCGCGAACATCGTTTCACCGAACGGATTACAAAATTTGATTCGCTTTTGTATTTCGTAGGAGAATTGCTCGAGTACATTTTGCATTTTACATGGACCAGAAATTTGGGGAAAATTTTGTGGAGCTGAAGAAGGATCGCATATGGACCAGGAGAATTCTGGCAAGCAAGAAAGTACATATTTGATTTCTGCAATGGAAAAAATTCGAGGCTTCGAAAGAATGTAACGCAAGAAGCGCGCGCGTCGCCCCGAAACAGTTCAGTGTCAAGCGTCAGCGATTTGTTTTCGCGATGCACGAACGTTTCGTTGCACAACGGCGATTTATCGCTGACGAGGAGAAGAACGCGATTGCTGTGGCTCACGATCACCGAGCAGCGAACGCGTTATCTTCTCGGTTCTCTCGCAGTCGGTTTTCGAAATCGATTCGACCCCACGCGCCGAGAAACGTGATGCGAGCAACAATGGTAACTGCGTCTACCATGTATGAATCGAACGATTCAGAGGAATAGAAACATTTCAAATATCTTTTTCGCGTCGCGCTCAAAACTTTTCGTGTCTCCAGTAGAGAACTAGCCGGTCCGATTGGGAGCGCGTTATCTTATCAACGGGTAATAGCAACGACAATAGAACCAGCCCAAGTTTTCACCGTCGAAATGCGTGCCAGTGCCAGTGCTTGGCAGATAACATGTCGCCTCGTGGCGCGGCCAATGAGATTCTATTCGAGATCCCTCTCGGTCGATCTTGGAGAAACCAGAATCCGGAATACGAGATGCGGAATACGAGACACGAGATCTCGC
This genomic stretch from Lasioglossum baleicum chromosome 13, iyLasBale1, whole genome shotgun sequence harbors:
- the LOC143215002 gene encoding uncharacterized protein LOC143215002, whose protein sequence is MATLALLPTFAEFAENGVHQDPESQEGCNNEIWERVYICNNRRQVISYYGVEGNGYNERWRWTIFLSFLVSCFRLSFALVGLYRREKNSLGRHSPAGQFPDPTGRGPSLRRRSSEADCDGYRDVRCNRIKPP